In one window of Megalops cyprinoides isolate fMegCyp1 chromosome 24, fMegCyp1.pri, whole genome shotgun sequence DNA:
- the LOC118770945 gene encoding histone H3, with the protein MARTKQTARKSTGGKAPRKQLATKAARKSAPATGGVKKPHRYRPGTVALREIRRYQKSTELLIRKLPFQRLVREIAQDFKTDLRFQSSAVMALQEASEAYLVGLFEDTNLCAIHAKRVTIMPKDIQLARRIRGERA; encoded by the coding sequence ATGGCTAGAACCAAACAGACTGCCCGTAAATCCACTGGTGGCAAAGCCCCCAGGAAGCAGCTTGCCACTAAGGCTGCTCGTAAGAGCGCGCCTGCAACAGGCGGTGTGAAGAAGCCTCACCGCTACAGGCCCGGCACAGTGGCTCTGAGAGAGATCCGCCGTTACCAGAAGTCTACCGAGTTGCTGATTCGCAAACTGCCTTTCCAACGGCTGGTGAGAGAAATTGCCCAGGACTTCAAGACCGACTTGCGTTTCCAGAGCTCTGCCGTCATGGCTCTGCAGGAAGCCAGCGAGGCCTATCTGGTTGGCCTGTTTGAGGACACCAACTTGTGCGCCATCCACGCCAAAAGGGTGACCATCATGCCCAAGGACATTCAGCTGGCCCGCCGCATCCGAGGAGAGCGCGCTTAA
- the LOC118771186 gene encoding histone H2A-like — protein MSGRGKTGGKARAKAKTRSSRAGLQFPVGRVHRLLRKGNYAERVGAGAPVYLAAVLEYLTAEILELAGNAARDNKKTRIIPCHLQLAVRNDEELNKLLGGVTIAQGGVLPNIQAVLLPKKTEKAVKGK, from the coding sequence ATGAGCGGAAGAGGTAAAACCGGTGGCAAAGCCAGGGCTAAGGCCAAGACTCGTTCGTCCAGGGCTGGGCTCCAGTTCCCGGTCGGTCGCGTTCACAGACTGCTCCGCAAAGGAAACTACGCCGAGCGCGTCGGCGCTGGTGCCCCGGTCTACTTGGCGGCCGTGCTCGAGTATCTGACGGCTGAGATCCTTGAGTTGGCTGGTAATGCTGCTCGGGACAACAAGAAGACCCGTATCATTCCCTGTCACCTGCAGCTTGCAGTGCGTAACGACGAGGAGCTGAACAAGCTCCTGGGCGGTGTCACTATCGCTCAGGGCGGAGTTCTGCCTAAcatccaggctgtgctgctgcccaAGAAGACCGAGAAAGCCGTCAAGGGCAAGTAA
- the LOC118771183 gene encoding histone H1-like: MAEIAPAPAAAAAAPAKAPKKKAASKPRKSGPSVGELIVKAVSASKERSGVSLAALKKALAAGGYDVENNNSRVKLALRSLVTKGTLLQTKGTGASGSFKLNKKQAEAAKKKPVKKVAPKAKKPAAKKPAAAKKPKKAAAKKPAAAKKSPKKAKKPAAPKKATKSPKKAKKPAAAKKATKSPKKAKAAKPKVAKPKTTKAKKAAPKKK; the protein is encoded by the coding sequence ATGGCTGAAATCGCACCAGCTCccgccgctgctgccgccgctCCGGCCAAGGCTCCTAAAAAGAAAGCAGCAAGCAAGCCCAGGAAATCGGGCCCCAGCGTTGGAGAATTGATCGTCAAGGCCGTGTCCGCCTCCAAAGAGAGGAGCGGAGTGTCCCTCGCCGCCCTGAAGAAAGCTCTGGCGGCCGGCGGATACGATGTGGAGAACAACAACTCCCGTGTCAAGCTGGCGCTCAGGAGCCTGGTAACCAAGGGCACCCTGCTGCAGACTAAAGGAACCGGCGCATCTGGCTCTTTCAAGCTCAACAAAAAGCAAGCCGAGGCTGCGAAAAAGAAGCCCGTTAAGAAAGTAGCTCCGAAAGCGAAGAAGCCGGCCGCCAAGAAACCCGCTGCTGCCAAGAAGCCAAAGAAGGCAGCGGCAAAGAAGCCTGCCGCGGCCAAGAAGTCGCCGAAGAAGGCGAAAAAGCCCGCTGCACCCAAGAAGGCCACGAAGAGCCCCAAGAAAGCCAAGAAGCCGGCTGCAGCCAAGAAGGCGACCAAGAGTCCAAAGAAAGCCAAGGCAGCCAAGCCAAAGGTGGCCAAACCCAAGACCACCAAAGCCAAGAAAGCGGCTCCCAAGAAAAAGTGA
- the LOC118771189 gene encoding histone H2B: protein MPEPAKSAPKKGSKKAVTKTAGKGGKKRRKSRKESYAIYVYKVLKQVHPDTGISSKAMGIMNSFVNDIFERIAGESSRLAHYNKRSTITSREIQTAVRLLLPGELAKHAVSEGTKAVTKYTSSK from the coding sequence ATGCCAGAGCCAGCCAAGTCTGCTCCCAAGAAGGGATCGAAGAAAGCCGTCACTAAGACGGCTGGGAAGGGTGGTAAGAAGCGTAGAAAGTCCAGGAAGGAGAGCTATGCTATCTACGTGTACAAGGTGCTGAAACAAGTGCATCCTGACACGGGCATCTCCTCGAAAGCTATGGGTATCATGAATTCATTCGTTAACGATATCTTCGAGCGCATCGCCGGTGAGTCGTCTCGTTTGGCTCACTACAACAAGCGCTCCACGATCACCTCCAGGGAGATCCAGACTGCCGTGCGCCTGCTGTTGCCCGGAGAGCTGGCCAAACACGCCGTATCCGAGGGCACCAAGGCCGTCACCAAGTACACCAGCTCCAAGTAA
- the LOC118771190 gene encoding histone H4: MSGRGKGGKGLGKGGAKRHRKVLRDNIQGITKPAIRRLARRGGVKRISGLIYEETRGVLKVFLENVIRDAVTYTEHAKRKTVTAMDVVYALKRQGRTLYGFGG; encoded by the coding sequence ATGTCTGGTCggggaaaaggaggaaaagggtTGGGGAAAGGAGGCGCTAAACGTCACCGTAAGGTTCTTCGTGATAATATCCAGGGAATTACTAAGCCCGCAATTCGTCGCTTGGCTCGCCGTGGTGGTGTTAAGCGTATCTCTGGTCTGATTTACGAGGAGACGCGCGGTGTGCTAAAGGTCTTCTTGGAGAACGTCATTCGTGATGCAGTCACCTACACAGAACATGCTAAGAGGAAGACCGTCACTGCCATGGATGTGGTGTACGCTCTGAAGCGGCAGGGTCGCACACTGTACGGCTTCGGAGGCTAA